The DNA window GCATTCATGCTACAACTAGTCAGTCTTCTTTTATCGCTCCAATCCATCAAGATATTGCGAACCTGATCTGCAAAGCACGCGTGCCGAGGATACGCGCTTTCTCGTACTTGGTCATATAAGGTGTTGTGGTTCGCTCATTCTCGGGGATCTTCTTGTCTTTAAGGATCTTATCACCGCCCTTCACCGCGTTCGCCATAGCTGAGGGGTCTCCAGTGTGAATAATGTTGTCGTCCTGGCCGCTTTGCTGGTTTATTTCTTCCTCACCAGCAGGCTCTGGGTCGTAGTATTCGTTgatctcctcttcctcgtaCATGGCCTCGTCGCTGCCTGGTAGTTAGAATCGCGCGCGACTCACAGGAACGTCGGGAAACTTACCCTCCGGTGGCGCTGGCCTGGTCATTATCGCCAAATTCAGACATGATTTTGGATATCGATAGAAAGTATGTTGTAGACCGAGGTTGTTGCGATTGCGAGTTGCGTTAATGAATGGTTAGAAACAACCAGTCCAACCTCGTAAAAAAGTTCTAGAGAAGAACAAAGTAAAACCTGGTTTGACCGATATTCAACCGGCGCACCTTCAAACAAAGACTTGGCGCGGAAGCTGTAAGGTGGGTCGCGCTTGCCCACCCCTGTTGATAAATCGTCCACTCCCCACCAAAAAAATCAAGGTCACCGCCTTAAAATGAACTTAATTCTGCCATTTATTTGCAAGCTCAGTTTGACATCGACAATTCAAGCCGCCCTCGGCATGATAGCATCATGAGTAAAAGAGATGCTGCCGAGGCAGCGCCTGAAGTGCCGCCAGCTAAAAGAGCTAACTACGGTGACCCAGATGGTTTATGTAAGAAAATCTCCAGCAATTCTTTATTCACAATAATTCATGGCTAATTTCAATTTAGATTTTGATGATGTAGAGGACGACTTGACTAGTGCTCATACTCCATGTTCAGCCCCGGGACCCGACTCACCTCAAACAATCAACACGGCTGTTACGACTCCACGACCCAAGTTTCCTTCGGATTTGAAGACCCTCGCTTGCACATGGCCCGGTTGTCCGAAAACGTTCAACAGACCTGCAAGACTACGAGATCATCTGAACTCCCACACCAATTCCCGCCCATTTAAGTGTACTTACGATGGTTGCGATAAAGATTACATCGAAGATAAACATCTAAAACAACACATCAAAGCTGTGCATACTCTGGAGCGAAAGCATGTTTGTACGAAGGAGGGGTGCGGCAAGAGCTTCGTTACGGGCACTCGTCTGAAACGTCATCAAGCTGTTCATGAAGGCGAGGAGAGGTTTCGCTGTCAAGACTGTGGACAGAG is part of the Fusarium poae strain DAOMC 252244 chromosome 4, whole genome shotgun sequence genome and encodes:
- a CDS encoding hypothetical protein (BUSCO:58062at5125) — encoded protein: MSEFGDNDQASATGGDEAMYEEEEINEYYDPEPAGEEEINQQSGQDDNIIHTGDPSAMANAVKGGDKILKDKKIPENERTTTPYMTKYEKARILGTRALQISMNAPVLVDLEGETDPLQIAIKEMREKKIPLIVRRYMPDGYYEDWTCEELLQ